The following coding sequences are from one Gouania willdenowi unplaced genomic scaffold, fGouWil2.1 scaffold_416_arrow_ctg1, whole genome shotgun sequence window:
- the LOC114460176 gene encoding E3 ubiquitin-protein ligase TRIM47-like → MSPACSGMSEHHFLCSICLEVLTDPVTTPCGHNFCKTCISTHWDTSTTSRCPVCNQVFSTKPQLKVNIMMREMVSQFRRESEQKAAAPGEVLCDVCTGTKVKALKSCLDCMVSYCETHLKPHLTASGLRRHQLVEPVENLETMMCPKHSKPLELFCQSDQTRVCLMCSVLEHRSHQLVPLGEDLFEDKKVYLQQMIQKRREKLEEIRESVRFRKEAADRGKAEGVEMFTALMELGQRGLKELMKTMEEQQEVEEREAEGLIKELEKEIFELMKRSSEVEQLSHSEDHLLQHFCSLKAPPATKDWTEVMVHPSSYEGTVLRAVAQLEDTLSDKMMKIKMLEMKRLQQFAVDVTLLDPLTAHPNLVLSDDGKQVYCTTKRDFILVSVF, encoded by the coding sequence ATGTCTCCTGCCTGCAGTGGGATGTCtgaacatcacttcctgtgctcCATCTGTCTGGAGGTGCTCACTGATCCAGTCACCACACCATGTGGACACAACTTCTGCAAAACATGCATCAGCACACACTGGGACACCAGTACCACCAGCAGGTGTCCCGTGTGTAATCAGGTGTTCAGCACTAAACCTCAGCTGAAGGTCAATATTATGATGCGTGAGATGGTTTCTCAGTTCAGACGTGAATCTGAGCagaaagcagcagcaccaggagaAGTTCTCTGTGACGTCTGCACTGGAACCAAAGTGAAGGCCCTGAAGTCCTGCCTGGACTGTATGGTCTCCTATTGTGAGACTCACCTGAAGCCTCATCTGACAGCATCAGGCCTGAGAAGACATCAGCTGGTGGAGCCTGTGGAGAACCTGGAAACCATGATGTGTCCAAAGCACAGCAAACCTCTGGAGCTGTTCTGTCAGAGCGATCAGACACGTGTCTGCTTGATGTGTTCTGTTTTGGAGCACAGGAGTCACCAGTTAGTCCCTCTGGGAGAAGATCTGTTTGAAGACAAGAAAGTTTATCTTCAGCAGATGATCCaaaagagacgagagaagctgGAGGAGATCAGAGAGTCAGTGAGATTCAGGAAGGAAGCAGCAGACAGAGGGAAAGCTGAAGGTGTGGAGATGTTCACTGCTTTGATGGAGCTTGGTCAGAgaggcctgaaggagctgatgaagacaatggaggagcaacaggaagtagaagagagagaggctgaAGGTTTGATCAAAGAGCTGGAGAAGGAAATCTTTGAGCTGATGAAGAGaagctctgaggtggagcagctctcccactctgaagaccacctcctccaacacttctgctccctgaaagctcctccagccaccaaggactggacagaggtcatggtccatccatcatcatatgaaggaactgtgctgagagctgtggctcagctggaggacacactcagtgacaaGATGATGAAGATAAAGATGTTAGAGATGAAGAGGCTGCAGCAGTTTGCAGTAGATGTGACTCTTCTTGATCCTCTTACAGCTCATCCTAACCTCgtcctgtctgatgatggaaaaCAAGTTTATTGCACAACAAAGAGAGATTTTATCCTTGTGTCAGTGTTTTAG